A DNA window from bacterium contains the following coding sequences:
- a CDS encoding ankyrin repeat domain-containing protein, producing MFSIRTGALILILVTLTLCLFGQSDKTINKGEAERTSLHKAAEVGDIELCKSLIEKGADVNVKDKNNRTPLLVAAERAQKEAALLLISKGADVNAKDPRSITALHWAVWYGQKELIEALITGKANLNAKSNQGETPLHWAAFQGRKEPAELLIAKGAEINSKDSDGTTPLHVASVRGQKEMVELLITKGADVNAKDDFEMTPLRWAHKDVIELLKSHGAK from the coding sequence ATGTTTTCTATACGTACGGGGGCATTGATATTAATACTGGTCACCTTAACTCTCTGCTTATTTGGGCAGTCGGATAAGACGATTAATAAAGGAGAGGCTGAGAGGACATCGCTCCATAAAGCGGCAGAGGTGGGGGATATTGAGTTATGCAAGTCCCTGATTGAAAAGGGGGCTGATGTCAATGTTAAGGATAAAAACAATCGAACCCCACTTTTGGTCGCCGCCGAAAGAGCCCAGAAAGAGGCTGCGCTTCTGCTAATCTCCAAAGGCGCAGATGTCAATGCAAAGGACCCAAGAAGTATAACCGCCTTACATTGGGCCGTATGGTATGGTCAGAAGGAACTAATCGAAGCGCTAATCACTGGCAAAGCGAACCTAAACGCCAAAAGCAATCAAGGCGAAACTCCCCTCCATTGGGCGGCGTTTCAAGGCAGAAAAGAACCTGCCGAATTACTCATTGCAAAGGGCGCAGAAATTAATTCAAAAGATAGCGACGGAACAACCCCTCTTCACGTTGCTTCGGTCAGAGGTCAAAAAGAGATGGTTGAGCTCCTCATAACCAAAGGCGCCGATGTTAACGCCAAAGACGATTTCGAGATGACCCCTCTGCGTTGGGCGCATAAAGATGTCATAGAATTATTAAAATCCCACGGCGCGAAATAA